A portion of the Kribbella jejuensis genome contains these proteins:
- a CDS encoding NAD(P) transhydrogenase subunit alpha yields MSESIALLTIFVLAAFVGVEVISKVSSTLHTPLMSGANAIHGVILVGAIIVTGATDSAVVMIVGLLAVVLATVNMVGGFVVTDRMLEMFKGPGARKKELQK; encoded by the coding sequence ATGAGTGAATCGATTGCGCTGCTGACGATCTTCGTCCTCGCGGCCTTCGTCGGCGTCGAGGTGATCAGCAAGGTCTCCTCGACCCTGCACACCCCGCTGATGTCCGGCGCGAACGCCATCCACGGCGTCATCCTGGTCGGCGCCATCATCGTCACCGGCGCCACGGACTCGGCGGTCGTGATGATCGTCGGGCTGCTGGCCGTCGTGCTGGCGACCGTGAACATGGTCGGTGGGTTCGTGGTCACCGACCGGATGCTCGAGATGTTCAAAGGTCCGGGGGCTCGCAAGAAGGAGCTGCAGAAGTGA
- a CDS encoding NAD(P)(+) transhydrogenase (Re/Si-specific) subunit beta encodes MIPTWAQIGYLVSAICFIVALKALSSPRSARTGNLIGAAGAVLAVLITFAAYKPNHLAPILIALIIGTIGGVIGSRRVQMTQMPQLVALFNGVGGGAAALVALLELGEVSADATVAAIATAFTILVGAISFSGSVVTFAKLQELMTTRPVTFPGLPVLFVASLVGGIALGVWLVSDPRVWVGVLLCLVGLAIGVMLVLPVGGADVPIVISLLNAFTGLTVAAGGYVLGNTLLLVAGTLVGAAGTLLTKLMADAMGRSVFNILFGAVRGGSTLGAGTASDRPVISGGPEDVAILLGYANKVIIVPGYGLAVAQAQHTLRDLVEELQSRGVKVDYAIHPVAGRMPGHMNVLLAEAQVPYEQLREMDDINGDFKTTDVVLVVGANDVVNPAARNTPSAPIYGMPILNADEAQRVIFLKRSMRPGFAGIENELLYDPKTTLLFGDARDSLTKLLSALKTV; translated from the coding sequence GTGATCCCGACCTGGGCCCAGATCGGTTATCTGGTCTCCGCGATCTGCTTCATCGTCGCGCTGAAGGCACTGTCGTCGCCGCGCAGCGCGCGGACCGGCAACCTGATCGGTGCGGCCGGGGCCGTCCTCGCGGTACTGATCACGTTCGCCGCCTACAAGCCGAACCACCTGGCGCCGATCCTGATCGCGCTGATCATCGGAACGATCGGCGGTGTGATCGGCTCGCGGCGCGTGCAGATGACACAGATGCCGCAACTCGTTGCCTTGTTCAACGGTGTCGGCGGTGGCGCGGCCGCGCTGGTCGCCCTGCTGGAGCTCGGCGAGGTGTCGGCCGACGCGACCGTGGCGGCGATCGCGACGGCGTTCACGATTCTTGTCGGTGCGATCAGCTTCAGCGGCTCGGTGGTGACGTTCGCCAAGCTGCAGGAGCTGATGACGACGCGGCCGGTGACGTTCCCCGGTCTGCCGGTGCTGTTCGTCGCATCGCTGGTCGGCGGCATCGCGCTCGGGGTGTGGCTGGTGTCGGACCCGCGGGTGTGGGTCGGCGTCCTGCTGTGCCTGGTCGGTCTCGCGATCGGTGTGATGCTGGTGCTGCCGGTCGGCGGTGCCGACGTACCGATCGTCATCTCGTTGCTGAACGCCTTCACCGGTCTGACGGTGGCGGCGGGCGGTTACGTGCTCGGCAACACGCTGCTGCTGGTGGCGGGCACGCTCGTCGGCGCGGCCGGTACGTTGCTGACCAAGCTGATGGCGGACGCGATGGGGCGGTCCGTGTTCAACATCCTCTTCGGCGCGGTCCGCGGCGGGTCGACGCTGGGCGCGGGTACGGCGTCGGACCGACCGGTGATCTCGGGCGGTCCGGAAGACGTCGCGATCCTGCTCGGGTACGCGAACAAGGTCATCATCGTGCCGGGGTACGGGCTCGCCGTCGCGCAGGCGCAGCACACGCTGCGCGACCTGGTCGAGGAGTTGCAGTCGCGTGGCGTCAAGGTCGACTACGCGATCCATCCGGTCGCGGGGCGGATGCCCGGCCACATGAACGTGCTGCTCGCCGAGGCTCAGGTCCCGTACGAACAACTCCGCGAAATGGACGACATCAACGGCGACTTCAAGACCACCGACGTCGTCCTGGTCGTCGGCGCCAACGACGTCGTCAACCCGGCCGCCCGCAACACCCCGTCGGCCCCCATCTACGGCATGCCGATCCTGAACGCCGACGAGGCCCAACGAGTCATCTTCCTCAAACGCTCCATGCGCCCCGGCTTCGCCGGCATCGAGAACGAACTCCTCTACGACCCGAAGACCACGCTGCTGTTCGGCGACGCCAGGGACTCCCTCACCAAACTGCTGTCCGCGCTGAAGACGGTCTGA
- a CDS encoding helix-turn-helix transcriptional regulator yields the protein MLEPLGVDEATFAVYHALLSHPDSTPEQIAALVDRPTSEVLELMDKLRRLELLVPTWTNPDGEHAVHPRVGLTGLAERRRTELNKALGELREAEASAEVIAEQYNELLTSRSSGDVEVLRGRANASRRIEELAMKAKETFWGLIPAHFDDSVPKSERSPDFELLERGIKLRTLYLQSMTASKPAVEYVSTMHRLGGEVRVTPTLPMRLLIFDQEIAVMPMDPENPTAGAVIHRTPAVVSVALALFDAYWSRATELFDADDRDDETPLTPHESEVLRLLAGGAKDEQVARLLGISLRTARRITANLSERLDAASRFELGVAAAKRGWV from the coding sequence GTGCTGGAGCCGCTGGGGGTGGACGAAGCCACTTTCGCGGTCTATCACGCCCTGCTCAGCCACCCGGACAGTACGCCCGAACAAATAGCAGCGCTAGTTGATCGGCCGACGAGCGAAGTCCTCGAGCTCATGGACAAGCTGCGCCGGCTGGAACTCCTGGTCCCGACCTGGACCAACCCCGACGGCGAACACGCGGTCCACCCGCGCGTCGGCCTGACCGGACTGGCGGAGCGGCGCCGCACCGAGCTGAACAAGGCGCTCGGCGAACTCCGGGAAGCCGAGGCGTCGGCCGAGGTCATCGCCGAGCAGTACAACGAGCTGCTCACGTCACGAAGCAGCGGCGACGTGGAGGTCCTCAGAGGCCGCGCGAACGCTTCGCGGCGGATCGAGGAACTCGCCATGAAGGCGAAGGAGACCTTCTGGGGCCTGATCCCGGCGCACTTCGACGACAGCGTCCCGAAGTCCGAGCGATCGCCCGACTTCGAGCTGCTCGAGCGCGGCATCAAGCTGCGCACTCTGTATCTGCAGAGCATGACTGCCTCGAAGCCCGCGGTGGAGTATGTCTCGACCATGCACCGGCTCGGCGGCGAGGTCCGGGTCACCCCCACACTCCCCATGCGCCTGCTGATCTTCGACCAGGAGATCGCGGTGATGCCGATGGACCCGGAGAACCCGACCGCCGGCGCGGTGATCCACCGCACACCTGCTGTCGTGTCGGTAGCCCTCGCTCTGTTCGACGCGTACTGGTCCCGCGCCACCGAACTGTTCGACGCCGACGACCGCGACGACGAGACCCCGCTCACCCCGCACGAGTCCGAAGTACTCCGCCTGCTGGCAGGCGGCGCCAAGGACGAGCAGGTCGCCCGTCTGCTGGGCATCTCGCTGCGCACCGCCCGCCGCATCACGGCCAACCTCTCCGAACGCCTCGACGCCGCCAGCCGCTTCGAACTCGGCGTCGCAGCCGCCAAGCGCGGCTGGGTCTGA
- the purF gene encoding amidophosphoribosyltransferase — protein sequence MARGDGRLTHELDPQDLGPQDACGVFGVWAPGEEVAKLTYFGLYALQHRGQESAGIAVSNGSQILVYKDMGLVSQAFDEATLASLRGHIAIGHCRYSTTGSSVWANAQPTFRSTATGSIALGHNGNLTNTSELAASLNGEGELDLGLDAEVDHAKANAKHGASSDTDILTSMLAGYPDLTIEQAAARILPKVKGAFSLIFMDENTLYAARDPQGIRPLVLGRLERGWVIASETAALDIVGASFIREVEPGEIVAIDAEGLRSTKFAEPDPKGCLFEFVYLARPDTQISGQRIYSTRVEIGRKLAQEHPAEADLVIATPESGTPGAIGYAEESGIPYGSGLVKNAYVGRTFIQPSQTIRQLGIRLKLNPLREVIEGKRLVVVDDTIVRGNTQRAVIRMLREAGAREIHVRITAPPVKWPCFYGIDFASRAELIANGLNTEEICRSLGADSLGYISLDGLVEATTVPMDRLCRACFDGVYPVALPDPEQLGKHLLEDPVRTDVDGLATVAGGAGAADALSRP from the coding sequence GTGGCTCGTGGCGATGGTCGGCTTACTCATGAACTCGACCCGCAGGATCTGGGTCCGCAGGACGCGTGTGGCGTCTTCGGGGTCTGGGCGCCGGGTGAAGAGGTTGCCAAACTGACGTACTTCGGGCTCTACGCCTTGCAGCATCGGGGGCAGGAGTCGGCGGGGATCGCGGTCAGTAACGGGAGCCAGATCCTGGTCTACAAGGACATGGGCCTGGTCAGTCAGGCCTTCGACGAGGCGACGTTGGCCTCGCTCCGGGGCCACATCGCGATCGGCCACTGCCGGTACTCGACGACCGGGTCGAGCGTCTGGGCCAACGCCCAGCCCACGTTCCGGTCCACCGCGACCGGTTCGATCGCGCTCGGGCACAACGGCAACCTGACCAACACCAGCGAGCTCGCCGCGAGTCTGAACGGCGAGGGTGAGCTGGATCTCGGTCTGGACGCCGAGGTGGACCACGCGAAGGCGAACGCCAAGCACGGCGCCTCCAGCGACACCGACATCCTGACCTCGATGCTGGCCGGCTACCCCGACCTCACCATCGAGCAGGCCGCCGCCCGGATCCTCCCGAAGGTCAAGGGCGCGTTCAGCCTGATCTTCATGGACGAGAACACTCTGTACGCCGCCCGCGACCCGCAGGGCATCCGCCCGCTGGTGCTGGGCCGGCTGGAGCGCGGCTGGGTGATCGCCAGCGAGACCGCCGCCCTCGACATCGTCGGTGCCTCCTTCATCCGTGAGGTCGAGCCGGGCGAGATCGTCGCGATCGACGCCGAGGGCCTCCGCTCGACGAAGTTCGCCGAGCCGGACCCGAAGGGCTGCCTGTTCGAGTTCGTGTACCTGGCCCGCCCCGACACCCAGATCTCCGGCCAGCGGATCTACTCGACCCGGGTCGAGATCGGCCGCAAACTCGCCCAGGAGCACCCGGCCGAGGCCGACCTGGTGATCGCGACCCCCGAGTCCGGTACGCCGGGCGCGATCGGGTACGCCGAGGAGTCCGGTATCCCGTACGGCTCCGGCCTGGTGAAGAACGCGTACGTCGGCCGGACGTTCATCCAGCCCAGCCAGACGATCCGTCAGCTCGGCATCCGGCTGAAGCTGAACCCGCTGCGCGAAGTGATCGAGGGCAAGCGCCTGGTCGTGGTCGACGACACGATCGTCCGCGGCAACACCCAGCGCGCCGTGATCCGGATGCTCCGCGAGGCCGGTGCGAGGGAGATCCACGTCCGGATCACCGCGCCGCCGGTGAAGTGGCCGTGTTTCTACGGCATCGACTTCGCCAGCCGCGCCGAACTGATCGCGAACGGGCTGAACACCGAGGAGATCTGCCGCTCGCTCGGCGCCGACTCGCTCGGGTACATCAGCCTGGACGGTCTGGTCGAGGCGACCACGGTGCCGATGGACCGGCTCTGCCGGGCGTGCTTCGACGGGGTGTACCCGGTCGCGCTGCCGGACCCCGAGCAGCTCGGCAAGCACCTGCTCGAGGACCCGGTGCGGACCGACGTCGACGGACTCGCCACGGTGGCGGGTGGGGCCGGCGCCGCCGATGCCCTGAGCCGCCCGTAG
- the purM gene encoding phosphoribosylformylglycinamidine cyclo-ligase, with protein MSEGASYAAAGVDIEAGDRAVELMKEWVAKATRPEVVGGLGGFAGLFDATALTSYRRPLLATSTDGIGTKVAIAQKLDKHDTIGFDLVGMVVDDLVVCGAEPLFMTDYICTGKVVPETIAQIVKGIAEACVEAGTALVGGETAEHPGLLEADEYDVAGAATGVVEADEVLGAERVRAGDVVLAMASSGLHSNGYSLVRHVFFDRAKWALDRTVPELGASLGEVLLTPTRVYAKHCLELIQELNGGDDRPLHAMSHITGGGFAANLARVIPEQLSVRIDRSTWTPAPIFGLVGLLGDVALPELEKTLNMGAGMVAVLDPSSADAAIQALAARDIPAWVCGEVTAAPGGTVTLEGSYAH; from the coding sequence GTGAGCGAAGGCGCGAGCTACGCCGCCGCCGGGGTCGACATCGAGGCCGGTGACCGGGCCGTCGAGCTGATGAAGGAGTGGGTGGCCAAGGCGACCCGTCCGGAGGTGGTCGGCGGGCTCGGCGGGTTCGCCGGGCTGTTCGACGCGACCGCGCTGACGTCGTACCGGCGGCCGCTGCTGGCCACCTCGACGGACGGGATCGGGACCAAGGTCGCGATCGCGCAGAAGCTGGACAAGCACGACACGATCGGGTTCGACCTGGTCGGGATGGTCGTCGACGACCTGGTCGTTTGTGGTGCCGAGCCGCTCTTCATGACCGACTACATCTGCACCGGCAAGGTGGTGCCGGAGACGATCGCGCAGATCGTGAAGGGCATCGCCGAGGCGTGTGTCGAGGCCGGTACGGCGCTCGTCGGCGGCGAGACGGCGGAGCACCCGGGACTGCTGGAGGCGGACGAGTACGACGTGGCCGGCGCGGCGACCGGTGTGGTCGAGGCGGACGAGGTGCTCGGCGCGGAGCGGGTCCGTGCGGGTGACGTCGTACTGGCGATGGCGTCGTCGGGACTGCACTCGAACGGGTACAGCCTGGTCCGGCACGTGTTCTTCGACCGGGCCAAGTGGGCGCTCGACCGCACCGTGCCCGAGCTGGGTGCGTCGCTCGGCGAGGTGCTGCTGACGCCGACCCGGGTGTACGCGAAGCACTGCCTGGAGCTGATCCAGGAGCTGAACGGCGGCGACGACCGGCCGCTGCACGCGATGTCGCACATCACCGGGGGCGGGTTCGCAGCGAACCTGGCGCGGGTCATCCCGGAGCAGCTGTCCGTCCGGATCGACCGGTCGACGTGGACGCCGGCGCCGATCTTCGGCCTGGTCGGGCTGCTCGGGGACGTCGCGCTGCCGGAGCTCGAGAAGACGCTGAACATGGGCGCCGGGATGGTCGCCGTACTGGACCCGTCGTCGGCCGACGCCGCGATCCAGGCGCTGGCGGCCCGCGACATCCCCGCCTGGGTCTGCGGCGAGGTCACCGCGGCACCAGGCGGCACCGTCACCCTCGAAGGCAGCTACGCCCACTAG
- a CDS encoding DUF3073 domain-containing protein yields the protein MGRGRAKAKQTKVARDLKYRTWDTDLDQLKRELSGGDQGGDRSANGDNDGDDYDADDYHPRR from the coding sequence ATGGGGCGCGGCCGTGCAAAGGCCAAGCAGACGAAGGTCGCACGCGACCTGAAGTACCGCACCTGGGACACCGACTTGGACCAGCTCAAGCGAGAGCTGTCCGGCGGAGACCAGGGGGGCGACCGTTCTGCCAACGGCGACAACGACGGCGACGACTACGACGCCGACGACTACCACCCCCGTCGGTAA
- a CDS encoding ABC transporter permease produces the protein MTTVTDVAPATNAKHRTEVATSLPPARGQSFLKLVTIELRKSVDTRSGRVLIAGILLIAIAALTWQATHLPSRGAGFDGFLGAASSGVMLLLPVIGVMAMTSEWTQRTALTTFTLSPRRVRVQLAKFVSAVVLSVVVMTGVVAVALAATALTGALTDRTMLYAGLGGQLLGAYLTVALNVVMGAAFGAVIPQTAVAILAYFIAPTAWSLAGPALFKDNANWLDVFGALGRIAERDLHGMVPETLTAVGVWIVLPTVVGLWASSRREVK, from the coding sequence ATGACCACCGTGACCGATGTCGCGCCGGCGACGAACGCCAAGCACCGCACCGAGGTGGCGACCAGCCTGCCGCCTGCCCGCGGTCAGTCCTTCCTCAAGCTCGTCACGATCGAGCTCCGCAAGTCCGTCGACACCCGCAGCGGCCGAGTGCTGATCGCCGGGATCCTGCTGATCGCGATCGCCGCACTGACCTGGCAGGCGACCCACCTGCCGTCCCGGGGCGCCGGGTTCGACGGGTTCCTCGGCGCCGCGTCCAGCGGCGTGATGCTGTTGCTGCCGGTGATCGGCGTGATGGCGATGACGTCGGAGTGGACCCAGCGGACCGCGCTGACCACGTTCACGCTGTCGCCGCGGCGGGTCCGGGTGCAGTTGGCGAAGTTCGTCTCAGCGGTCGTGCTGAGCGTGGTCGTGATGACCGGGGTCGTCGCGGTGGCGCTCGCTGCCACGGCCCTCACCGGTGCCCTCACCGACCGCACGATGTTGTACGCCGGCCTCGGCGGGCAGCTGCTCGGGGCGTACCTGACCGTCGCTTTGAACGTCGTGATGGGTGCCGCGTTCGGTGCGGTGATCCCGCAGACCGCGGTCGCGATCCTGGCGTACTTCATCGCGCCGACCGCGTGGTCGCTGGCCGGGCCGGCGCTGTTCAAGGACAACGCGAACTGGCTCGACGTGTTCGGGGCACTCGGCCGGATCGCGGAGCGTGACCTGCACGGAATGGTGCCGGAGACGCTCACCGCGGTGGGGGTCTGGATCGTCCTGCCGACCGTCGTCGGACTGTGGGCAAGCTCACGTCGCGAGGTCAAGTAG
- a CDS encoding ABC transporter ATP-binding protein encodes MITVENLTKRYGSTTAVEDVSFTVQPGSITGFLGPNGAGKSTTLRMLTGLTPPSSGTASITGKRYADLLNPGRVVGVMLDAAAQHPGRTGRETLLLNASLLGVPKTRADEMLEAVGLSHAAKRRVGQYSLGMRQRLGIASALLGDPAVLILDEPANGMDPEGIRWMRGLLQDFAARGGTVILSSHLLGEVQATVDRLVVIGGGRIVANGSLDELLAGSGTLVRGLDPAGLREALTLAGLQVEPAGDSHGGALRVDATAEQVGRAAAAAGQILLELRQSDGAGLEDLFFQLTATPAAA; translated from the coding sequence ATGATCACCGTCGAGAACCTGACCAAGCGCTACGGCAGCACCACGGCTGTCGAGGACGTGTCCTTCACTGTCCAGCCGGGCAGCATCACCGGCTTCCTCGGACCGAACGGCGCCGGCAAGTCGACCACGCTGCGGATGCTGACCGGGCTGACGCCGCCGTCCTCGGGCACCGCCAGCATCACCGGCAAGCGGTACGCCGACCTGCTGAACCCGGGCCGCGTGGTCGGGGTGATGCTGGACGCCGCCGCGCAGCACCCGGGCCGGACCGGCCGCGAGACCCTGCTGCTGAACGCCAGTCTCCTCGGGGTGCCGAAGACGCGCGCCGACGAGATGCTGGAAGCGGTCGGCCTCAGCCATGCCGCGAAGCGCCGCGTCGGTCAGTACTCGCTCGGTATGCGCCAGCGGCTCGGCATCGCGAGCGCTCTGCTCGGCGACCCCGCCGTACTGATCCTCGACGAGCCCGCGAACGGCATGGACCCGGAAGGTATCCGGTGGATGCGCGGGCTGCTGCAGGACTTCGCGGCTCGCGGCGGCACCGTGATCCTGTCCAGCCACCTGCTTGGTGAGGTGCAGGCGACCGTCGACCGGCTGGTCGTGATCGGCGGCGGCCGGATCGTTGCCAACGGCTCCTTGGACGAGCTGCTCGCCGGTTCCGGCACGCTCGTCCGCGGCCTCGACCCGGCCGGGCTGCGCGAGGCGCTGACTCTCGCCGGCCTGCAGGTCGAGCCGGCCGGCGACAGTCACGGCGGCGCGCTGCGCGTCGACGCCACCGCCGAGCAGGTCGGGCGCGCCGCCGCCGCTGCCGGCCAGATCCTGCTCGAACTCCGCCAGAGCGACGGTGCCGGCCTGGAGGACCTGTTCTTCCAGCTCACCGCCACGCCCGCCGCCGCCTGA
- a CDS encoding sensor histidine kinase produces MRRLREWYAWWARYAPRLRDILYVGFSLLSIVAQAASGGGGWSPKDWYVLGAGIVASGALFWRRRFPVTVTVVAVFAMLTGGIFVPMGLALLTLSIRRRDYALAILGLAAYAAYILNGLGNNNQVWVSVFTGPFIVGTWIAVGAYVGARRDLMASLRDRAERAEAERELRSEQARLGERARIAQEMHDVLAHKVSLIALHAGGLEVNPTVGPDKVEGSARLIRETARQAMEDLREVLGVLRSDVSVAGADLAPIPKASDLERLITASRDAGVTVGYAGALPDDVPVLVGRTVYRIVQESLTNVHKHARGAATEVEVHGARGAGVTVRVTNVRPVAAGSLLPGAGAGLVGLRERVQLTGGRLSTGPTPDGGWRVEAWIPWDDHRQDSEPVLVDEGER; encoded by the coding sequence ATGCGACGGTTGCGCGAGTGGTACGCCTGGTGGGCCAGGTATGCCCCGCGACTGCGCGACATCCTGTACGTCGGGTTCAGCCTGCTGTCCATCGTCGCCCAGGCCGCCTCGGGCGGAGGCGGCTGGAGCCCCAAGGACTGGTACGTGCTGGGCGCCGGGATCGTTGCCTCGGGCGCCTTGTTCTGGCGCCGGCGGTTCCCGGTCACGGTCACCGTGGTCGCCGTGTTCGCGATGCTCACCGGGGGAATCTTCGTCCCGATGGGCCTTGCCCTGTTGACGTTGTCGATCCGCCGCCGCGACTACGCGCTGGCCATCCTGGGCCTCGCGGCGTACGCGGCGTACATCCTGAACGGCCTCGGCAACAACAACCAGGTCTGGGTGTCCGTCTTCACCGGGCCCTTCATCGTCGGCACGTGGATCGCGGTCGGCGCGTACGTCGGCGCGCGCCGCGACCTGATGGCGTCGCTGCGGGACCGCGCCGAGCGCGCCGAAGCAGAACGAGAGCTACGCAGCGAGCAGGCCCGGCTCGGCGAGCGTGCCCGGATCGCCCAGGAGATGCACGACGTACTCGCCCACAAGGTCTCGCTGATCGCGCTGCACGCCGGCGGCCTCGAGGTGAACCCGACGGTCGGCCCGGACAAGGTCGAGGGCTCGGCCCGGCTGATCCGCGAGACGGCCCGGCAGGCAATGGAGGACCTTCGCGAAGTTCTCGGTGTACTGCGCTCCGACGTCAGCGTGGCCGGCGCCGACCTGGCTCCGATCCCGAAGGCGTCCGACCTGGAACGCCTCATCACCGCCTCGCGGGACGCGGGCGTGACCGTCGGGTACGCCGGTGCACTGCCGGACGACGTACCGGTACTGGTCGGGCGGACCGTCTACCGGATCGTGCAGGAGTCGCTGACGAACGTCCACAAGCATGCCCGCGGTGCGGCGACCGAGGTGGAAGTACACGGTGCGCGCGGCGCCGGCGTGACGGTCCGGGTGACGAACGTACGGCCGGTGGCTGCTGGTTCACTGCTGCCAGGAGCGGGCGCCGGGCTGGTCGGGCTCCGCGAGCGGGTGCAGCTGACCGGCGGCCGGCTGTCCACCGGGCCGACGCCGGACGGCGGCTGGCGGGTCGAGGCCTGGATACCGTGGGACGACCATCGGCAGGACAGCGAGCCAGTGCTCGTGGACGAAGGAGAACGATGA
- a CDS encoding response regulator — MTRLLIVDDEALVRAGLKMILESDPDLEVVAEAEDGADAAAMVKEYHPDVVLMDIRMPRLDGLAATREVQALPDPPKIVVLTTFDLDDYVFRALQAGASGFLLKDTPPRELVQAIKVVAAGDAMLSPAVTRRLIGHFAGDPRADRKRAAQERIAKLTEREREVLIEVGRGLQNADIGRKLFMSEATVKAHVSRALVKLDATNRVQVAILAYEAGLLDG; from the coding sequence ATGACACGGCTGCTGATCGTGGACGACGAGGCGCTGGTGCGGGCCGGGCTGAAGATGATCCTCGAGTCGGATCCCGACCTCGAGGTGGTCGCCGAGGCCGAGGACGGCGCCGACGCGGCGGCGATGGTCAAGGAGTACCACCCGGACGTGGTGCTGATGGACATCCGGATGCCGCGGCTGGACGGGTTGGCCGCGACCCGCGAGGTGCAGGCGCTGCCGGACCCGCCGAAGATCGTCGTCCTGACGACGTTCGACCTGGACGACTACGTGTTCCGGGCGTTGCAGGCGGGGGCGAGCGGGTTCCTGCTGAAAGACACGCCGCCGCGCGAACTGGTGCAGGCGATCAAGGTGGTCGCGGCCGGAGACGCAATGCTGTCGCCGGCGGTGACCCGGCGGCTGATCGGGCACTTCGCCGGCGACCCGCGGGCCGACCGCAAGCGCGCCGCGCAGGAGCGGATCGCCAAGCTGACCGAACGCGAGCGAGAGGTGCTGATCGAGGTCGGCCGCGGCCTGCAGAACGCCGACATCGGCCGGAAGCTGTTCATGAGCGAGGCGACCGTGAAGGCGCACGTCTCCCGGGCCCTGGTGAAACTCGACGCGACGAACCGCGTCCAGGTGGCGATCCTGGCGTACGAAGCAGGGCTGCTCGACGGCTAG
- a CDS encoding C40 family peptidase, with translation MPVTARRTPLSRAVNAESSTDRPTGRTLAKHRRSSRPGTPRAAAAVLSVGLAVGGGAALSLTTTAAPASASTTAMTAAQQRGHTSIPSRPLLRLGDSGPTVKYVQKALHLGPDGYFGSSTVRVLKKFQASWGLKATGTTDKKTWGRLTWAAKHKVLYGNHGASSGTTTFRAKVLREAAKLKGTPYRYGGTTTRGFDCSGYTGYVYKYAGKKLPRTARQQYAATKHISRSAAKPGDLVFFRNGGGGVYHVGIYAGGNMLWHASKPGRPVAKAKIWTSSIAFGRV, from the coding sequence ATGCCCGTCACTGCCCGACGGACGCCGCTTTCGCGCGCCGTCAACGCTGAGTCCAGTACTGACCGGCCGACCGGCCGGACCCTGGCGAAGCACCGCCGCTCCTCCCGTCCGGGGACTCCCCGGGCCGCAGCCGCCGTCCTCTCGGTCGGCCTCGCTGTCGGTGGTGGAGCCGCACTCAGCCTGACCACGACCGCCGCCCCGGCGTCTGCCTCGACGACCGCCATGACCGCCGCCCAGCAGCGCGGTCACACCAGCATCCCGAGCCGGCCCCTCCTCCGGCTCGGCGACTCCGGCCCGACCGTCAAGTACGTCCAGAAGGCCCTGCACCTGGGTCCGGACGGGTACTTCGGCAGCAGCACCGTCCGGGTGCTGAAGAAGTTCCAGGCGTCCTGGGGCCTGAAGGCCACCGGTACCACGGACAAGAAGACCTGGGGCCGGCTGACCTGGGCCGCGAAGCACAAGGTGCTCTACGGCAACCACGGCGCCTCGAGCGGTACGACGACGTTCCGGGCCAAGGTGCTCCGGGAGGCCGCCAAGCTCAAGGGCACGCCGTACCGTTACGGCGGCACGACGACCCGCGGCTTCGACTGCTCCGGCTACACCGGTTACGTCTACAAGTACGCCGGCAAGAAGCTGCCGCGTACGGCACGCCAGCAGTACGCCGCGACCAAGCACATCAGCCGCAGCGCCGCGAAGCCCGGCGACCTGGTGTTCTTCCGCAACGGTGGCGGCGGTGTGTACCACGTCGGCATCTACGCCGGCGGCAACATGCTGTGGCACGCCTCGAAGCCGGGTCGCCCGGTCGCGAAGGCGAAGATCTGGACCAGCAGCATCGCCTTCGGGCGGGTCTGA